From a single Endozoicomonas euniceicola genomic region:
- a CDS encoding PilW family protein — MRQYAGVSLVELLVAMLLGLFLIAGIGHLFLSASRTYMLQDELSRIQENARFAMDLLARDIRMAGYTGCPGETPLANVVYTTTDNREWMTHFDKGILGLSTANKSRIDSSAISEAIVIHKIDAEQGQPVNSHTSSSALLNVTSHGFDQGDILALVSPGCDQVSVFKAADGTTGSSVSHAAGLSGTLYNCTSQLKGHFNCMDSAASAEPYSHNQSILFPVTSVAYYLRTNNGQPNLYRKMAGEYTSGNARNAEPLLEGIEGLSFLYGYDSDGNRTPDQYRTADSIGLFSNDWTNVVSVRVELLVRSLTEVAENPQPYFFAGARITPTDHYIRRNFVMTVELRNRVQP; from the coding sequence GTGAGGCAGTATGCCGGAGTCTCTTTAGTTGAACTTTTAGTGGCAATGCTGCTTGGGCTGTTTTTAATAGCTGGCATTGGTCATCTGTTTCTCAGCGCGAGTCGTACTTATATGCTGCAGGATGAGTTGTCCCGGATACAGGAAAATGCACGCTTTGCCATGGATTTACTGGCACGAGATATTCGCATGGCGGGTTATACCGGTTGCCCGGGGGAAACGCCACTGGCCAATGTCGTTTATACCACCACGGATAACCGGGAGTGGATGACCCATTTTGATAAAGGCATTCTGGGCCTTTCCACGGCAAACAAAAGCCGTATCGACAGTTCTGCTATTTCAGAAGCGATTGTTATTCATAAAATCGATGCTGAACAAGGACAACCGGTTAATAGTCATACGTCGTCTTCTGCCCTGTTGAATGTGACCAGTCATGGTTTTGATCAGGGCGATATACTGGCGCTGGTGTCACCGGGGTGTGATCAGGTATCGGTTTTCAAAGCCGCAGATGGCACCACCGGATCATCGGTATCACACGCAGCAGGTTTGTCCGGTACACTGTATAACTGTACTTCACAGCTGAAGGGGCATTTTAACTGTATGGACAGTGCCGCCAGTGCTGAGCCCTACAGTCATAACCAATCAATACTGTTTCCTGTCACCTCGGTAGCTTATTACCTTCGCACCAATAATGGCCAGCCCAATCTCTATCGCAAAATGGCTGGCGAATATACGTCAGGCAATGCCCGCAATGCTGAACCTTTGCTGGAAGGCATTGAAGGGCTTTCGTTTTTGTATGGCTATGACTCGGATGGAAACCGCACTCCGGATCAGTATCGCACGGCTGATTCCATCGGCCTGTTCAGCAATGACTGGACGAATGTGGTCAGTGTTCGTGTGGAGTTGTTAGTCCGAAGCTTGACGGAAGTGGCCGAAAATCCACAACCGTATTTTTTTGCAGGGGCGCGAATAACACCAACCGATCACTATATACGCCGTAACTTTGTTATGACGGTTGAGCTGAGAAACAGGGTGCAACCATGA
- the lspA gene encoding signal peptidase II produces the protein MNEKSMGMVHWLWLSLIVVVLDQLSKYSVVDNFYLYEQVTVIPSFFSLTLAYNTGAAFSFLSDEGGWQRWFLSSVAMVVSLFLVSWLRRMEKGEGWQACSMALILGGALGNLYDRIAHGHVVDFLLVYYKDWYFPSFNVADVAITIGAAMLILDMFRDGSRLERKKSESHQ, from the coding sequence ATGAATGAAAAATCGATGGGAATGGTACACTGGCTATGGCTGAGCCTGATAGTGGTGGTGTTGGATCAACTATCTAAGTACAGTGTGGTGGACAATTTTTATCTGTATGAGCAGGTGACCGTTATTCCCTCCTTCTTCTCTCTGACTCTGGCTTATAATACGGGGGCTGCTTTCAGCTTTCTCAGTGACGAGGGGGGCTGGCAGCGCTGGTTTCTGTCCAGTGTTGCAATGGTCGTCAGTCTTTTCCTGGTCAGTTGGCTGCGCCGAATGGAAAAAGGGGAGGGCTGGCAGGCCTGCTCCATGGCGCTGATTCTGGGAGGGGCCCTCGGAAATTTATACGACCGTATTGCTCATGGTCACGTCGTCGACTTTCTTCTGGTGTACTATAAGGACTGGTATTTTCCATCGTTCAATGTGGCAGATGTTGCTATCACCATTGGTGCGGCTATGTTGATTCTGGATATGTTCCGGGATGGTTCTCGTCTGGAACGGAAAAAATCTGAAAGTCATCAGTAA
- a CDS encoding FKBP-type peptidyl-prolyl cis-trans isomerase, giving the protein MSEVSAVAIGTGRRVTLYFALKLVDGQVVDSNFGGDPASFIVGDGNLPVGFEQAILGMGAGDEGVFRIPPAKAFGMPHPDNQQTFPRSRFAKDIQLREGLVMSFADAGNSELAGVVTAFDDERVDVDFNHPLAGKELLFQVRVVQVENS; this is encoded by the coding sequence ATGTCAGAAGTCTCAGCAGTAGCTATAGGAACAGGTCGCCGGGTGACCCTGTACTTCGCTCTTAAACTGGTTGATGGTCAGGTGGTCGACAGTAATTTTGGCGGGGATCCCGCCTCTTTTATTGTTGGTGATGGTAACCTGCCTGTTGGCTTTGAACAGGCCATATTGGGTATGGGTGCAGGGGATGAGGGCGTATTCAGAATACCGCCAGCAAAAGCCTTTGGCATGCCTCATCCGGACAATCAGCAGACCTTTCCAAGATCTCGCTTCGCAAAGGATATCCAACTGCGGGAAGGGTTGGTCATGTCTTTTGCTGATGCGGGCAACAGTGAGTTGGCTGGTGTCGTGACCGCTTTTGATGATGAACGTGTTGACGTAGATTTTAATCACCCCCTGGCAGGCAAGGAGCTTTTGTTCCAGGTAAGGGTAGTTCAGGTAGAGAATTCGTAA
- a CDS encoding GspH/FimT family pseudopilin translates to MQYMPGQSGLTLPEVVITLLISAILVSMATPTLRTLIASQRVSSVAQEIYTSFALARSEAVKRRSAVSLCASSDGVICNTSGDDWSSGWVIFTDADADGVLEADDQRLKVFSALPENLSMEWNQGVNAGFNSKGYARKAGSFTLCEQGLTGTEVRKVIVSLTGRVRVTEPDSC, encoded by the coding sequence ATGCAGTACATGCCCGGGCAGTCAGGCCTGACCCTTCCTGAAGTGGTCATTACGCTGTTGATTTCAGCCATCCTGGTTTCGATGGCTACCCCCACCCTGAGAACCCTCATCGCCAGTCAGCGAGTCTCTTCTGTTGCCCAGGAAATCTATACCAGCTTTGCACTGGCCCGCAGCGAAGCGGTGAAGCGGCGCAGTGCAGTCTCTCTGTGTGCGTCTTCAGATGGTGTTATCTGTAATACCAGCGGCGATGACTGGAGTTCAGGCTGGGTAATTTTTACCGACGCTGATGCCGATGGTGTGCTGGAAGCAGACGACCAACGACTCAAGGTTTTTTCCGCATTGCCTGAGAATCTTTCCATGGAATGGAATCAGGGGGTTAATGCGGGCTTTAACAGTAAAGGTTATGCGCGCAAAGCCGGGAGCTTCACATTATGTGAGCAGGGACTGACAGGGACTGAGGTCAGAAAAGTGATTGTCAGCCTGACCGGCCGGGTTCGGGTAACAGAGCCTGACAGTTGCTAA
- the ispH gene encoding 4-hydroxy-3-methylbut-2-enyl diphosphate reductase, with protein sequence MKIRLANPRGFCAGVDRAIDIVNRALDVFGPPIYVRHEVVHNKYVVENLKQRGAIFVEELDQVPDDVIVIFSAHGVPQSVEAEAERRGLKVFDASCPLVKKVHMEVVRYSRAGKECVLIGHDGHPEVQGTMGQYDDAKGGRMYLVETAEDVAGLEVQDPEHLAYVTQTTLSMNDTAVVIEALRQKFPNIQGPRKDDICYATQNRQDAVRALADECDIVLVVGSVNSSNSNRLRELAERTGACAYLVDGADDIEPHWLQGKQAIGITAGASAPEVLVQGVIRRLQELGAEMPEELEGQEENIVFTMPKELRMVEVS encoded by the coding sequence ATGAAAATCAGGTTGGCTAATCCCCGTGGCTTCTGCGCTGGTGTTGACAGGGCTATTGATATTGTAAACCGCGCGCTGGATGTTTTCGGGCCACCTATTTATGTACGCCATGAAGTGGTGCATAACAAATATGTCGTGGAAAATCTGAAACAGCGTGGCGCTATTTTTGTTGAAGAACTGGATCAGGTGCCGGACGACGTAATCGTTATTTTCAGTGCCCACGGTGTGCCTCAGTCTGTCGAGGCTGAAGCGGAGCGTCGTGGGTTGAAGGTGTTTGACGCATCCTGTCCTCTGGTCAAGAAAGTACATATGGAAGTGGTACGTTATTCCCGTGCAGGTAAAGAGTGTGTGCTGATCGGTCATGATGGACACCCGGAAGTACAAGGCACCATGGGGCAGTATGATGATGCTAAAGGCGGCAGAATGTACCTGGTGGAAACCGCTGAAGATGTAGCCGGTCTGGAAGTTCAGGACCCGGAACATCTGGCTTATGTCACTCAGACGACACTGTCCATGAATGATACGGCGGTTGTTATTGAGGCACTGCGACAAAAGTTCCCAAACATCCAGGGGCCCCGCAAAGATGATATCTGCTATGCCACCCAGAACCGTCAGGATGCAGTGCGGGCGCTGGCGGATGAATGTGATATTGTACTGGTGGTTGGTTCGGTGAACAGTTCCAATTCAAACCGCCTGCGGGAGCTGGCAGAACGAACCGGAGCCTGTGCCTATCTGGTCGATGGAGCAGATGATATTGAGCCGCACTGGTTACAGGGCAAGCAGGCTATAGGCATAACGGCAGGTGCCTCAGCGCCAGAAGTTCTGGTTCAGGGTGTAATCAGGCGCTTGCAGGAACTCGGGGCAGAAATGCCGGAAGAACTGGAAGGCCAGGAAGAGAATATTGTTTTCACCATGCCGAAAGAGCTTCGTATGGTTGAAGTGAGCTGA
- a CDS encoding D-hexose-6-phosphate mutarotase, which translates to MEGTQVTQRLINKIAVLDIENAFARAVVSLHGGQVLSFQPHGEEKVLWLSPDAVYDEGKAIRGGIPVCWPWFSKRAEGGPNHGFARTNLWRLKEQCTLEDGETRLLLSLPETTHAAWDGSASLETEIIIGKELKVSLTMQNIGEKSVAISQALHTYFNVSDVEAVSVEGLAGKRYLDEADNQKAYVQQGDVTLKGEVDRTYVNNSDTCTIIDPGLKRRIVIRKSGSNGTVVWNPGAELARQMADVPDQGYRHMVCVETATLPALAVQLEPQETHTISTCISVVR; encoded by the coding sequence ATGGAAGGAACGCAGGTCACTCAAAGACTCATCAATAAAATAGCAGTGCTGGATATAGAGAATGCTTTTGCCCGTGCGGTGGTTTCCCTTCATGGTGGTCAGGTATTGAGCTTTCAGCCCCATGGTGAAGAAAAAGTGCTGTGGTTGAGTCCAGACGCTGTTTATGATGAAGGTAAAGCCATTCGTGGCGGTATTCCTGTGTGCTGGCCATGGTTCAGCAAGCGTGCAGAAGGAGGCCCTAATCACGGCTTTGCCCGTACCAATCTCTGGCGTTTAAAAGAACAGTGCACTCTGGAAGATGGTGAAACACGTCTTCTGTTGTCTTTACCGGAAACGACACATGCCGCCTGGGACGGTTCTGCCAGCCTGGAAACTGAAATCATTATTGGCAAAGAGCTGAAGGTCAGTCTGACTATGCAGAACATTGGCGAAAAATCAGTGGCTATCAGTCAGGCGTTGCATACTTACTTTAATGTCTCTGATGTTGAAGCCGTTAGTGTTGAGGGGCTGGCTGGAAAACGCTATCTGGATGAAGCGGATAATCAAAAAGCCTATGTTCAGCAGGGAGATGTCACCCTGAAAGGTGAGGTAGACCGAACCTATGTGAATAACAGCGATACCTGCACTATTATCGATCCGGGCTTAAAACGCCGGATTGTGATTCGCAAATCCGGCAGCAACGGAACCGTTGTCTGGAACCCCGGGGCAGAGCTGGCCCGGCAGATGGCTGACGTTCCTGACCAGGGCTACCGTCATATGGTTTGTGTTGAAACGGCGACTCTGCCTGCGCTGGCTGTACAGCTGGAACCTCAGGAAACGCATACTATTTCTACCTGTATCTCGGTTGTTCGCTGA
- the pilV gene encoding type IV pilus modification protein PilV: MKGNQYSGRGSVGVGLIEVLAALLVISIGILGMVGLQTKSLQHNHVAYLRSQAVIIGNDMMDRIRVNRSLSSVTEDYVVAVGQFTTAQCSTEAYPDNCETGSCTSSELAEYDIRQWKFQMACILPNGDGSITIEDSGAGRIYVISMRFDESRGQHPIREVVVRSAL; the protein is encoded by the coding sequence ATGAAGGGAAATCAATATTCAGGCAGAGGTTCTGTTGGTGTTGGTCTTATTGAAGTACTGGCTGCGCTTCTCGTCATTTCCATTGGCATTCTGGGGATGGTGGGGTTGCAAACCAAAAGTCTGCAGCACAACCATGTGGCTTATCTGCGTTCTCAGGCCGTCATTATCGGTAATGACATGATGGACCGGATTCGGGTCAATCGTAGCCTGTCGTCAGTCACTGAGGATTATGTGGTTGCAGTCGGGCAGTTTACGACGGCACAGTGCAGTACAGAAGCCTATCCGGACAACTGTGAGACGGGCAGCTGCACATCGTCTGAGCTGGCTGAATACGATATAAGACAGTGGAAGTTTCAGATGGCCTGCATACTGCCGAACGGCGATGGCAGCATAACGATTGAAGACTCTGGAGCGGGTCGCATTTATGTAATTTCCATGCGGTTTGATGAGAGCAGAGGGCAGCATCCCATCAGGGAAGTGGTGGTAAGGAGTGCGTTGTGA
- a CDS encoding prolipoprotein diacylglyceryl transferase — protein sequence MNVISGVMSVFLAGLSASVEAQLTLGSTKPLNAPFVFKGMEGFADFPVPGKEAGSKPPSIEIGDISLRNGIKARNIRLYGSSDPYDLSTPLPGLDQALAGCDGNQAKGWVSYDAVTISCSQGGVEAERTLPLPPSTQKALSLVMETRGKGSKMLIAKNPQKARLVVDDSMLTATSKILTAMQFGSPFANTTYAVGNVRQFKDNDSKERLFVDLCLVDEEDLNQPATDGNSFSKKGGTGFSFKCGSSKNQNSDSEGGEFPEEGGGSQSPGGNGGDDGDPDKNNPDNKPGTLMLLSVEINLEQLIKALEAWIKSATQEQRVAIKVRLGLLAETLKLDTPKSELTDQELSNLWVSLLQASSEHLQLDDGTNAHAVQNLLTELLQGIASGQALANVLQSLRDTGVVQQLQDLSFEPVDLTQDDEASQEAATGNVENDTQTSGNISSNWQKIINSLLEIAIKPEDSEHATDDQTPPEDQANSEKPRDEGSTGGEASNKAEAPEGSQANTEAEAPAAGSEAKKESEAPEGSQANNGIQTSSIPYAANAEFIMLQLQHPKFYNKLRKILERREELKANRKNKETACETTGDNTTPEGKEGDPAKSGQNQKTIRGAIT from the coding sequence GTGAACGTAATCTCTGGGGTAATGTCCGTTTTTCTGGCTGGTCTGTCCGCTAGCGTTGAAGCCCAGTTAACATTAGGTAGTACAAAGCCTTTAAATGCGCCTTTCGTCTTTAAGGGCATGGAGGGGTTTGCTGATTTCCCGGTTCCGGGTAAAGAAGCGGGTTCGAAACCTCCCAGTATTGAGATTGGTGACATTTCACTCCGCAATGGTATTAAAGCGCGAAACATCAGGCTCTATGGTTCTTCTGACCCATATGATTTATCTACTCCACTCCCGGGACTGGATCAGGCACTGGCAGGTTGTGACGGAAATCAGGCAAAAGGGTGGGTCAGTTATGACGCTGTGACTATCAGCTGCTCACAAGGAGGCGTGGAAGCCGAGCGCACCCTGCCACTCCCTCCCTCCACACAGAAAGCTTTATCTCTGGTGATGGAAACCAGAGGCAAAGGAAGCAAAATGCTGATTGCGAAAAATCCGCAAAAAGCAAGGCTGGTAGTTGACGATTCGATGCTGACTGCAACCAGCAAAATATTAACAGCCATGCAGTTCGGTAGTCCGTTTGCCAATACCACTTACGCCGTTGGTAATGTGCGTCAATTCAAAGACAACGATAGCAAGGAGAGATTGTTTGTTGACCTCTGCCTGGTCGACGAAGAAGACCTGAATCAGCCTGCGACCGATGGAAATAGTTTTTCAAAGAAAGGAGGTACAGGATTTTCATTCAAGTGCGGTTCATCTAAAAACCAGAATTCAGACTCGGAGGGTGGTGAATTTCCGGAAGAAGGGGGTGGCTCACAATCGCCAGGAGGTAATGGTGGCGATGACGGAGACCCTGACAAAAACAACCCTGACAATAAGCCGGGAACGTTAATGCTTTTATCGGTTGAGATCAATCTGGAACAGCTTATCAAAGCCCTGGAAGCATGGATTAAGTCCGCCACCCAAGAACAGAGAGTAGCCATTAAGGTTAGACTGGGGCTACTGGCAGAAACACTGAAGCTGGACACTCCAAAATCAGAGTTAACCGATCAGGAATTAAGTAATCTATGGGTAAGCCTGTTGCAGGCATCTTCAGAACATTTACAGCTTGACGACGGAACGAATGCTCACGCCGTCCAGAATTTACTGACAGAGCTATTGCAGGGAATAGCTTCCGGTCAGGCATTAGCAAATGTTCTACAGTCTTTACGTGATACAGGGGTTGTACAACAGCTGCAAGATCTTTCCTTCGAGCCTGTCGATCTTACACAAGACGATGAAGCCTCCCAGGAAGCCGCTACAGGCAATGTAGAAAACGACACTCAAACATCAGGAAATATCTCAAGCAACTGGCAGAAAATTATTAATTCATTGCTGGAAATCGCAATAAAACCGGAAGATAGTGAACATGCAACCGATGATCAAACGCCTCCAGAGGATCAGGCCAATTCAGAGAAACCGAGAGACGAAGGATCTACCGGAGGTGAAGCAAGCAATAAAGCCGAAGCGCCTGAAGGGAGTCAAGCAAACACTGAAGCCGAAGCACCTGCCGCCGGGAGTGAAGCGAAGAAGGAATCCGAAGCACCTGAAGGGAGCCAGGCAAACAATGGAATTCAAACAAGTAGCATTCCTTATGCAGCAAACGCTGAGTTTATAATGCTCCAATTACAACATCCAAAATTTTATAACAAACTTCGCAAGATTTTAGAAAGGCGTGAGGAACTGAAGGCCAACAGAAAAAACAAAGAAACAGCATGTGAGACCACTGGTGATAATACAACACCTGAAGGGAAGGAAGGTGATCCTGCCAAAAGTGGGCAAAACCAAAAAACCATACGGGGTGCAATCACATAA
- a CDS encoding pilus assembly PilX family protein, translating to MIQSEKEQGSVLLVSLVLLLILTVAGMASIRVTSLEEKMTGNYRNEQLAFHSAEVGVLEAESYVANTLLNSSDFSANCDNGLCFDGTAHAEPGTCSATVSSPWEEQALWSNTGRYRTTTVVLNGVATQAKYIVEFRCYLPREIDGPDADPTVYDNWAEFYRITVLATGGSGDARVMLQTTYKKNR from the coding sequence ATGATTCAGTCAGAAAAAGAGCAGGGCAGTGTTTTACTGGTCAGCCTGGTCTTACTGTTGATTCTGACCGTCGCTGGAATGGCGTCCATCCGTGTCACCAGCCTTGAAGAAAAAATGACCGGTAATTACCGTAACGAACAGCTGGCTTTTCACTCGGCTGAAGTCGGCGTGCTGGAGGCTGAGTCTTACGTGGCCAATACGTTGTTAAACAGTTCAGACTTCTCAGCGAATTGTGACAATGGGTTGTGCTTTGATGGTACTGCTCACGCTGAACCCGGAACCTGTTCTGCCACGGTTTCCTCTCCCTGGGAAGAGCAGGCACTCTGGAGTAATACCGGGCGCTATCGAACAACAACTGTCGTGTTGAATGGGGTAGCGACACAGGCAAAGTATATTGTTGAGTTTCGCTGCTACCTGCCCAGAGAGATTGACGGGCCAGACGCTGATCCGACGGTTTATGATAACTGGGCTGAGTTTTACCGCATTACGGTATTGGCGACCGGGGGTTCCGGTGATGCCAGGGTGATGTTGCAGACCACCTACAAAAAGAACCGTTAA